In the genome of Bremerella sp. JC817, the window CGCCGTAATGCTTACGGCAAGATCTGATAGTCGGCCGAGGTCATTCCGCGAACGAGCATTTTCAGAATCGGCGTCGTCGGGTCGTCGATCGCGGTGAACTTAGGCGTAATGCCTTTCTGCTCTAGCGATTTCTGCAATGCCGCTCGCAGGTACCCGCCTGCCTGAAAGACTCCGCCAGAGACCACAATTCGCATCGGATTTTGCTTCAGCCGTAACCGACTTTGCACCGATTGCACGAGCGACGTGAGTTCTTCGGCGCCATGGGCGACAATTGCCTGAGCATCCGGTTCGTTCTGCATCGCAGTTGAAAGGACCACCGGCGCAACACGGGCTAAGAGATCTCGCTGATCCTTGGCTTCGGCTAGTCTCGTTCTGATGTCGAGCGCATTCTCGGCTTCCAATTCGTCACAAATGGCCGCTTGCATGGGGGAAAGCGGAGCCCCAGATTCCAGCGTTCGCAGTGTCTGCCGCAGTGCCTGTCGCCCTAGAGAGAATCCACTGCCATCATCTCCGAGCCAAGGGCCCCAGCCACCAGCAATCGCGACATTGCCTTGCAAATCGCGGCCCACGCCAACTGACCCAGTCCCCGAAACGAGCGCCACGACTTCGTTCTTCGGGTCATCCATGATGAGAGGAAGAAGGTCTGGCATCACGTCTTCGTGATCGGCCAATTCAAGCTGGGCGAGTCGTTCACTGAGAGCCTGGCGAGTGGGAAGATGAAGCGTCCCCGCGATCGCGAAAAGTCCGCGGTGACAAGGAAAGGAGTCGAGTCCCGCTTCCGCTTTGGCAATTTGAACGGCTTCGTTGATCGCGGCGGCGGCCGCATCCACACCGACCACACGTGGATTACAGGCCCCGGCATTGCCGGTTCCCAGAACGCGCCATTTTCCCAACGGACCGACTTCTGCCAGTGTGCAGCGCGTCTTCGTACCACCACCGTCGACCGCTAGAATCAGCTCACCAACGGCAGGTGGTGTCGAGATCGAAAGCTTAGACTGCCTGGAAGTCGCCATTAAGACTCGCATTCCCTGGTTGCTCCCATAATCGCTTCGCGTAAGTGTCCTTGAGCTTCACTGAGAAGCAATCTTGCTTCCTCTGGTGACAGGCCAGTCTGATGGACGACGATCGCAGTCTTCACTTCGCCCGAGCATTCCCGGAGCAGTTCGGAAGCGCGTTGATCGGTAACTTTTGTTGCCGCACGTACGATACGGCGTGCTCGATCGGTCAGCTTGATATTCGTGGCACGCAGATCCACCATCAAGTTTCCATAGGTCTTTCCCTGGCGAATCATCGCGCCGGTGCTCAACATATTTAGAACCATTTTCGTCGCGGTTCCGGCTTTCATGCGGGTCGATCCGCTAAGCACCTCGGCACCAACGACCGGGGCAATTACCAGATCGCAGTGCGGCAGAAGTTCGGAATTGTCGTTACAGGTAAGCCCAATCGCAAACGCGCCAATACTCCGAGCGTAGGCCAAGCCACCAATCACATAGGGTGTGCGGCCGCTGCTGGCGATGCCAACCACGACGTCCGATGCGCTCAAGGCGATATGCTGCAGGTCCGCCGCGCCGAGTTCGGGACGATCTTCCGCACCTTCAACGGCCGTGGTCATTGCTGTCGGACCACCCGCGATTAATCCCAGGACCTGTTTAGGATCGGAATTGAAGGTTGGCGGGCACTCGGCAGCGTCCAAGATCCCTAGTCGCCCGGAAGTCCCCGCACCAATATAGATCAGGCGGCCGCCGATCGACAATCGCTGCGAAATGACGTCAATCGATGCGGCGATCTGCGCAGCCTGTTGTCCGACCGCGTCGGCAATCAGCGCGTCCTGTTGATTGATCAACTGGACCATCTCCATCGTCGACAATTGATCGAGATGTTCCGACGCTGGGTTATGCGCCTCGGTTGTCAAATGTTCGAGCATCACAGGCGGCCAAATTCCTTCTCAAGGGGGATCGTGGTTAGACCAACGTTGTGGTCTGGCCTGCTTGCCAGTTTAGATGTGGCCAGTTCGATAAAATAGAGTCACTGCGCAAAACCGATATTAATATGCGCTTCAGCAACTAGCGAGAGCCTTTGTGGCAGATAGACTTAGGAAGGTTCATCTGTCGTTTGTGATTCCTTAACAAGACCGCCAGTTAGCTTACCTGCCTAAATGTCGTTTTTCGCAACCTTGGCGATCACTCCCATCGACTTGACGATCATCGCCCTCTACATCTTGGGGACGGCGATCTTGGGGGTGTACCTGGGGCGCGGCAACCATTCGTCCGGCGATTTCTTTCTTGGATCGAAGAACCTGCCGACGTGGGCGCTACTTCTTTCGATCGTGGCGACCGAGACCAGTACCGTCACCTTTTTAAGCATTCCAGGAATCGCTTACCGTCCCGGCGGAAGCTTTGCCTTTCTGCAGTTGGCGCTGGGATACATTATCGGCCGAATCCTGGTTCTGATCTTC includes:
- the murQ gene encoding N-acetylmuramic acid 6-phosphate etherase — its product is MLEHLTTEAHNPASEHLDQLSTMEMVQLINQQDALIADAVGQQAAQIAASIDVISQRLSIGGRLIYIGAGTSGRLGILDAAECPPTFNSDPKQVLGLIAGGPTAMTTAVEGAEDRPELGAADLQHIALSASDVVVGIASSGRTPYVIGGLAYARSIGAFAIGLTCNDNSELLPHCDLVIAPVVGAEVLSGSTRMKAGTATKMVLNMLSTGAMIRQGKTYGNLMVDLRATNIKLTDRARRIVRAATKVTDQRASELLRECSGEVKTAIVVHQTGLSPEEARLLLSEAQGHLREAIMGATRECES
- a CDS encoding BadF/BadG/BcrA/BcrD ATPase family protein, whose protein sequence is MATSRQSKLSISTPPAVGELILAVDGGGTKTRCTLAEVGPLGKWRVLGTGNAGACNPRVVGVDAAAAAINEAVQIAKAEAGLDSFPCHRGLFAIAGTLHLPTRQALSERLAQLELADHEDVMPDLLPLIMDDPKNEVVALVSGTGSVGVGRDLQGNVAIAGGWGPWLGDDGSGFSLGRQALRQTLRTLESGAPLSPMQAAICDELEAENALDIRTRLAEAKDQRDLLARVAPVVLSTAMQNEPDAQAIVAHGAEELTSLVQSVQSRLRLKQNPMRIVVSGGVFQAGGYLRAALQKSLEQKGITPKFTAIDDPTTPILKMLVRGMTSADYQILP